From the Halobacteriovorax sp. GB3 genome, the window ACTAAACAAAAAACTCTTCTTTTGGCCTTTTCCGGCAAAAAAAATCCATTATTTTTTTAAGTCAAAGCACGGGGCGTCTAGTTTTAGTGTGTGCTCTTTGATAGATTTCTATGTCGAGTCTTAATTTAATCAGGTCGAAATATGGAATATTCAAAAGTTATCGCCATTGATGGTCCGAGTGGCAGTGGGAAATCTACAATTGCTAAGAAATTAGCAAGGTCTTTAAACCTTCTTTATATTGATACAGGTGCAATGTTTCGCGCGATTGCTTATCAAGTCAATGAAGAGGGAATAGAGCTCAACTGGTCTATGGGACTAGGGGATTTTATCTCATCAATGGATATGCAATACGGTCTTTCTGATGAATGTCTCATAAGTATTAATGGGCACAATCTTACAGATAAGATTCGTGAGCATCACGTTTCTAAACTAGCTTCTATTATTTCTCAGATTCCTGAAATTAGGTCATATCTTCTCGATTATCAAAGAAACCTCGCTAAGAATGATGTCTGTGTCATGGAAGGGCGAGATATTGGAACTGTTGTTTTTCCAAATGCCTTTTGTAAGTTCTTTGTGACAGCTTCAGTTGAAGTACGCTCAAAGAGAAGACTTGAGCAACTTGTAGAAAGTGGCGATGAGAATGTCACACTTTCTCAAGTGATGAAAGATGTGGAAAAGAGGGACAAAAGTGACATGAGTCGAGATGTTGCTCCACTGAAGCAAGCGAGTGATGCAAAACTCGTCGATACGAGCTCTATGAATATAGAATCAGTTCTTGAAGAATTGAAACTTGGAGCTTTGAACAAGGCACAGGAAGTCGGAATCACAATTCAATAAAGGTGTATTCTTGAGAGTACTTATCAATAGAACTGATGCCATTGGGGATAATTTACTAACAATGCCCCTTGCTAGAGCAATTAAAGAACATTTTCCTGAATGTCAGATTGGCATTATTACTTCACCACGCTGTGAAGATATCTACAAAGCTCATAAAGATATTGATAAAGTCTTTCTTTATGACAAAGGCGCAAGCTTTTTAAAGAATTTAAAACGTTCATTTTCTATTTTTAATTCATTTAAGCCCGATACATATTTCTTTGTTGGAGGCTCACATATTCCTTCACTTGTCGCTTTTTTGAAAAAGACGAATTTTCGTGGAGGTTTGAAATCGAAGTGGCAAACCTTTCTCTTTCTATCTAAGGGCGTTAGACAAAAAAGGTCCATCGTCTCAATGCATGAAAGTGAATACAATTTAGAACTTCTAAGGCCATTGATTCAACATATTCAGGAAGCACCTTTTTATCCACCTTCAATTCACTTGGAAGCTAATGAAGTGGAGGAGAGTCTCGATTTATTTTGGGATGACAGTCAAAAAGATGCGAATAAAGAGCTTTTTTTCATTCACCCTGGAATGACTGGGCACACACTCAATTGGTCCTCAAGAAATTATGGCCGATTGATTACAAGACTTGAAAAACGCTATCCCGAGCGTTTCCTCTACGTCATCTCACATACTCCCTCTGATGAGCGATTTCTTACGGGACTTAGAGAGCAAATACAATCTTTTGATGAGAATAAAGTTTACTTCTTTGATGGCTCTAAACGCGGTCTTCGCCACTACATGGCCGTTCTTTCAACGGCGAAACTTTTTCTTGGTCCCTCGACGGGAACAACTCACATCGCTAATATCTTAGGGGTTAAGACTGTTGGGATTTATTCGCCTATCAAGGTTCAATCTTCAATGAGATGGAGACCATTTTTTAATAGTCGAGACTCTTTAAGAGTCGTCACTCCCGATGTTGTGTGTGGAGAGCAATTTAAGTGCGCCGGAGAGTCTTGCCCTTATTTTGAGTGCATGGCCAAAATTGAAGTAGACGATATAATAAAACAAATAAATGAATTACTGGAGCATTCATAGTGAAATCACTAATCCAAAAAGACCGATTTGATGAAATCGTTTCTAAATTTAAAGACATTAAGCCCATTCTCGTTGTTGGTGATGTGGGTATTGATAAATATACTTATGGTGAAGTTAAAAGAATTTCTCCAGAAGCACCTGTTCCTGTTTTAGAAGTTACAAAAGAATGGCTTAAGTTAGGTCTTTCTGCCAATATTAGTGACAACCTTAAAGCTTTAGAAGTGAATTCTACATTGTGTGCTGTTGTTGGTGATGACCAAAATGCTAATGTCTTCGAAACGCTTTTAGAAGATTCTGATCTTTCTACTTGGGGGATTGTTCGTTGTGATCAAAGACCAACAGTTTTCAAAGAAAGAGTTATGACAACTAATCAACAGATCTGTCGTATCGACTATGAAAATTTAGATTATATTTCTGGTGATGTAGAAAATAAGATTTTTGCTAGAATCCAGGATCTCTCTAGTGGTCACGATT encodes:
- the cmk gene encoding (d)CMP kinase, translated to MEYSKVIAIDGPSGSGKSTIAKKLARSLNLLYIDTGAMFRAIAYQVNEEGIELNWSMGLGDFISSMDMQYGLSDECLISINGHNLTDKIREHHVSKLASIISQIPEIRSYLLDYQRNLAKNDVCVMEGRDIGTVVFPNAFCKFFVTASVEVRSKRRLEQLVESGDENVTLSQVMKDVEKRDKSDMSRDVAPLKQASDAKLVDTSSMNIESVLEELKLGALNKAQEVGITIQ
- a CDS encoding glycosyltransferase family 9 protein, with the translated sequence MRVLINRTDAIGDNLLTMPLARAIKEHFPECQIGIITSPRCEDIYKAHKDIDKVFLYDKGASFLKNLKRSFSIFNSFKPDTYFFVGGSHIPSLVAFLKKTNFRGGLKSKWQTFLFLSKGVRQKRSIVSMHESEYNLELLRPLIQHIQEAPFYPPSIHLEANEVEESLDLFWDDSQKDANKELFFIHPGMTGHTLNWSSRNYGRLITRLEKRYPERFLYVISHTPSDERFLTGLREQIQSFDENKVYFFDGSKRGLRHYMAVLSTAKLFLGPSTGTTHIANILGVKTVGIYSPIKVQSSMRWRPFFNSRDSLRVVTPDVVCGEQFKCAGESCPYFECMAKIEVDDIIKQINELLEHS